One window of the Candidatus Zixiibacteriota bacterium genome contains the following:
- a CDS encoding putative Outer membrane efflux protein (Evidence 3 : Putative function from multiple computational evidences) — protein MIRTISKAVLLWGLAAATLPAQTVLTVEKARDLALEYNRQYLSAEKELDRAHGEIISARSGALPDISLSGRYTRNIKIPELFIAGEKIPLGLDNEFDLSLSISQPLYVGGKVGAALKIAKYYERYSHEKLREAKSGVIFSAESIFYAAVLAESNLDVVQKSFDQLSYNLDVVEKNYKQGMVSEYELLRARVEKANLEPQLVAAQSDKNLAQKKLKSFLGLPLDDEVTLAADLSDTAAMNLPPLDSLMTLALKNRPEMAEAELEKNVYDKAIRIAKGGWLYPVLSLNTTYDLSGSSNSLHWDAQSTAKSWTASLILSIPLFDGGKTIGEVRKARVDYYESVLKVQQAKDDIRLEVEQAYDNINMSKKALETQHQTIAQAEEGMRIANIRYQSGVGTQLEVLSAQTALTNARTNLARATYNYRLAKSALKKAIGGEID, from the coding sequence ATGATCAGAACGATTTCTAAAGCAGTTTTACTCTGGGGTTTGGCGGCCGCAACGCTGCCGGCTCAGACCGTGCTGACAGTCGAAAAGGCCCGCGATCTGGCCCTCGAGTATAATCGACAATATTTGTCAGCCGAAAAGGAACTTGACCGGGCCCACGGCGAAATAATCTCGGCCCGCTCGGGCGCGCTTCCTGATATTTCTCTTTCCGGAAGATACACCCGGAATATAAAGATCCCCGAACTGTTTATCGCCGGAGAAAAAATTCCTCTGGGACTGGATAATGAATTCGATCTTTCGTTATCAATCAGTCAGCCGTTATATGTCGGCGGCAAGGTCGGAGCGGCCTTGAAGATAGCGAAATATTATGAACGATATTCGCATGAAAAATTGAGAGAGGCCAAATCGGGAGTGATTTTCAGCGCCGAATCGATTTTTTACGCNGCGGTACTGGCGGAATCGAATCTCGATGTCGTGCAGAAATCTTTCGACCAGCTGAGCTATAATCTTGATGTTGTAGAAAAGAATTATAAACAGGGTATGGTGTCCGAATATGAATTGCTTCGGGCCCGGGTGGAAAAAGCCAACCTGGAACCGCAATTGGTGGCGGCCCAGTCGGATAAAAATCTGGCCCAGAAAAAACTGAAATCGTTTTTGGGGCTTCCTCTCGATGATGAGGTCACACTGGCGGCCGATCTCAGCGATACGGCGGCCATGAATCTACCCCCGCTCGACTCCCTTATGACGCTGGCTTTAAAGAACCGTCCGGAGATGGCCGAAGCGGAACTTGAGAAAAATGTCTATGACAAGGCGATTCGGATCGCCAAAGGCGGCTGGCTGTATCCGGTCCTGAGTCTCAACACGACATATGATTTGTCGGGATCGTCGAACAGCCTTCACTGGGACGCTCAAAGTACGGCCAAGAGCTGGACGGCTTCGCTTATTTTGAGTATCCCGCTCTTTGACGGCGGTAAGACTATCGGTGAGGTTCGCAAGGCGCGTGTCGATTATTATGAATCGGTTCTCAAGGTACAGCAGGCCAAAGATGATATTCGGCTGGAAGTGGAACAGGCTTACGACAATATCAATATGTCTAAGAAAGCATTGGAAACTCAGCATCAAACGATTGCCCAGGCCGAAGAAGGAATGAGAATCGCAAATATTCGTTACCAATCCGGTGTCGGGACCCAGCTGGAAGTGCTTTCGGCTCAGACAGCGTTGACTAATGCACGGACCAATCTGGCCCGGGCGACTTATAACTATAGATTGGCAAAATCGGCTCTGAAAAAAGCCATTGGTGGAGAGATAGATTGA
- a CDS encoding putative transcriptional regulator (Evidence 3 : Putative function from multiple computational evidences), which yields MKQSPKMPAEQRRAQLITAAIEVFNRKGYDGATTEDIAREAGVTKGALYFHFRNKEEIFLAVVKETAGRHIAEVLDAIEIQPDIDHFIESVVTYSFTILKDEKHLTMELWEQAQKIPGVRSYISEIHSQLVEGVARHIHKIAGIGLKKARSLVWVMHAIWDGVLVQKFCYSEKENFREMRMQVISMFQLYIKNAK from the coding sequence TTGAAGCAAAGTCCAAAAATGCCGGCCGAGCAACGGCGGGCGCAGTTAATCACGGCCGCAATTGAGGTGTTTAACCGGAAGGGCTACGACGGCGCCACTACGGAGGATATTGCGCGGGAGGCCGGTGTCACCAAAGGGGCCCTTTATTTTCATTTCCGGAACAAGGAGGAGATTTTCCTGGCGGTCGTTAAGGAAACGGCCGGTCGGCATATCGCGGAGGTGCTCGATGCTATCGAAATTCAACCGGATATTGACCATTTTATAGAATCGGTTGTAACTTACAGTTTCACTATTTTGAAAGATGAGAAGCATTTGACAATGGAGCTCTGGGAGCAGGCCCAAAAAATTCCGGGTGTTCGCAGTTATATCAGCGAAATACACAGTCAATTGGTGGAAGGGGTGGCGCGGCATATTCACAAGATAGCCGGAATAGGACTTAAGAAAGCCCGATCGCTGGTCTGGGTCATGCACGCCATATGGGACGGCGTATTGGTACAGAAATTCTGCTACAGCGAGAAAGAAAATTTCCGCGAAATGCGCATGCAAGTTATCAGTATGTTTCAACTTTATATTAAAAACGCAAAATGA
- a CDS encoding conserved membrane hypothetical protein (Evidence 4 : Unknown function but conserved in other organisms), which produces MPSIFKKKQLWGSLIAVILLAYCLKDIRLTDMENLASRVNFYYLLPALAMEFAMIIFKALRWQTIVEKTKKIKVFRIISLFSAGQVLNIVMPALTGQVGRLLLFAKKEGLSKSYVFSTIVIEILFDSISLMIFIFGLSMASFVLPPQYRSLTYIIAIATGILIVALYLFLHYQETVGMKLRGILRGRWPGFYITLRKFGKSFSRGLELLRSSQYFLRTLLLSLCAWASHVVVIFFLFKSFGFQLPLITAVVVMVINTVALMIPITPGNAGTFELAVVATLMAFKMIVRSDAVLFSLALHVLDLIPIFVLGFLFLHSERMSLREIEAEGEKEKFLDQGGPGELVVSKEKT; this is translated from the coding sequence ATGCCATCTATTTTTAAGAAGAAACAGTTATGGGGATCGCTGATCGCCGTAATTTTGCTCGCATACTGCCTCAAGGACATTCGCCTCACCGACATGGAAAATCTGGCGAGCCGGGTGAATTTTTATTATCTCCTTCCGGCTTTGGCAATGGAATTCGCCATGATCATTTTCAAAGCCCTGAGATGGCAGACTATTGTCGAGAAAACCAAAAAAATCAAAGTCTTTCGTATCATTTCGCTCTTTTCTGCGGGGCAGGTTTTAAATATCGTGATGCCGGCNCTTACCGGGCAGGTGGGACGACTCCTCCTCTTTGCCAAAAAAGAAGGGCTCTCAAAATCGTATGTCTTTTCGACCATTGTAATTGAAATTCTTTTCGATTCCATCAGTCTCATGATTTTTATTTTCGGCCTATCGATGGCTTCGTTCGTTCTGCCGCCGCAATACCGGTCCCTTACATATATAATAGCGATTGCGACCGGCATTCTCATTGTCGCCCTGTATCTGTTTCTGCATTACCAGGAGACGGTAGGAATGAAGCTGCGCGGTATCTTGCGGGGGCGATGGCCGGGGTTCTATATTACCTTGAGGAAGTTCGGGAAGTCGTTTTCCCGGGGATTGGAACTTCTCCGTTCCAGTCAATATTTCCTGAGAACGCTTCTTCTGTCGCTGTGCGCCTGGGCGAGTCATGTGGTGGTGATCTTTTTTCTTTTCAAGTCCTTCGGATTTCAGTTGCCTCTCATTACCGCCGTGGTAGTGATGGTAATAAATACGGTGGCGCTTATGATTCCGATTACGCCCGGCAATGCGGGCACTTTCGAACTGGCCGTCGTAGCGACGCTGATGGCCTTTAAGATGATTGTCCGTTCCGATGCGGTGCTGTTTTCGCTGGCGCTTCACGTCCTGGATCTGATTCCGATATTTGTCCTCGGTTTTCTATTTCTTCATTCGGAGAGGATGAGCCTGAGAGAAATCGAAGCCGAAGGGGAGAAGGAAAAATTTTTGGATCAGGGCGGGCCGGGTGAGCTTGTTGTAAGTAAAGAAAAGACATAA